The Arcobacter sp. F2176 genome contains the following window.
ACATATTTCAAAAAACTTTTTATAAAGCTCTTTATTTTTTATCTCTTTTCCAGTACTACTTTTATAAAAGTTTCCTTCTAGCTTTTCTCTTCTATTTTCTAAGCCTAAAATATTTTGGCAATCAGTATAAATAATTATATCATTACTTATGGTTTTTTCATCTTCTAAAGCCCAAAGGAAAACTTCTAATTCTAACTTTGTAGAAGAGGTATTTTCAAACTTTTTGAGTCTTATATTTTGTATACTTAAATTCTCATCATAGATAAAATAAGCCCCAAAGCCTATTTTTGATTGGGGATTTACACTTCCATCACAAAATAGTTTTAAAGGACTCATCTAAAGAAAAGAGTTATTTTTCTAAAATATCTTTCAACCTCATCAAAACTATGACTACCACCTTGCTCTATTATAAGCTCTGATTTTGGTAATTTTTCAACTGCATCATTGAAATCTAAAACCTCATCATCTTCTTGAAGTAATACCATAAAATTTGATTGCTCATTTATTTCAGCTACTTCTATTGATTTTAGATATGTCAAATGCTCTTTTATAACTTCAAAACTTGAATAGTCATAATAATTTGTAGCTGTTCCAATTTTATCTAAAGTGTCATATGCATGAACGGCAGGATTAATTAAAACTGCTTTTAAATTATATTTATTGGCTAAATAGATAGCATAATATCCACCCAAAGAAGAGCCTACTAAATAAACCTCTTGTTCTAAGCTAAGATAAGATTCAATAAGTTGTTCTAAGGTATCAATAGCAAGTGAGGGAACATATGAAAGTGATGGAGAGATTAACTCTTCATCAAAATATTCTTTAAAAAGTGCTGCTTTGTCACCAAGTCCAGATGAGGCAAAACCGTGTATATATATAATCATTTCTACTCTTTTTAATTGTTTTTAAGGTGAGTATTCTATATTATTTATACTTAAGCTCTATTTGAAGTTGATAATTAAATAACTTTGTTAGATAAATAGCATGACAAAAAGTCATACTATTTTTTAAAATTTAGATTTTTGTACTTCTTCTACGACTTTATCAGCCATACTGTGTACACTTTTTACTACTTCATTGATTTCAGAAGCAATTGCAGCATTTTCTTGTGTTGTTTTATCTAATTGTCCCACTGCTGAGTTTATTTGTTCAACTCCTATCATCTGTTCTTTTGCATTTGTTGTAACAGTATCAACAATAGAAGTGGTATTTATTATATTGTCATTTAGTTTTTCATACCCCTCATACATAATATTTACTATATCTTTACCTTCATTAGAACTTTTTGTCGCACTTTCAACTAAAGCTTTTATCTCTTTTGCTGCTTCTGCACTTCTTGTTGCCAAGTTTCGCACTTCTCCTGCAACTACTGCAAATCCTTTTCCTGCTTCTCCAGCGGTTGCAGCTTCAACTGCTGCATTAAGTGATAAAATATTTGTTTGAAAGGCTATTTGATCTATTATAGCAATAGATTCAGTTATTGCATTTACATTATCATTTATTTGTTCCATTGAATTACTTGTTTTTTTAGATAACTCTTTACCTTTATTTACTTCATCTCTTAGTGATATAGAGTTAGAAGATAGTTCATTTATATTATTTGAATTTGCGCGCATAGTCTCTGTTATCTCTTCTAATGCTGCGGCTGTCTCTTCTAAACTTGCAGCTTGTTCATTTGCACTAACAGTTAGTCTATTCATATTAGATGTAAGATTATTTGCATTTTTATCTAATACTTCTGAATTCTCAAGATTTGTTTTTAGCATCATAGATATTTCTTGTCCAAGTTTATTCACTCCACTTGTCAATGAACAAAGTTCACCCTTACATGAAATAGTTGTTTGCTTAGTAAAGTCTCTACTCTCATATGATTTTAAAACATCAATTGTATGATTGATAGTATTATAAAGACTTCCAATCATGATGTTTAAATCTTCAGTTAATTCATTTATTACTGCATTTGTAGTTTTTGCTTCTACTTTTTTAGTCAATATTCCAGAACTAACATCATTTACTACTTTTGTAACATCTTCAATAACTTTTTCATCTTGTTCTATTGTCTGTTTTACTTTTACTATATTTTCATTAATTCTTTTTGTCATAAGACCTATTTCATCTTTAGTTGTAACTTCTATCAAACTTACATCTTTTTTCTCTTTATTTAGAAAAGATAAAAACGACAATAATCCCTCTTCAAATGTATTCAATGGATTTATTAGAGTTACTTTAGAGATAAAAGAGACAACAAATACAATAACAATCAATAACACAGTAATAATAGATATTAAAGTATATATTAAAGAGTTTACACCGCTATTTATTCTTTTTCTCTCTTTTGCAATATTTTTTTCTATATCATCAACATATATTCCTGTTACAATAGTCCAATTTAACTCTTTAACATATTTAGAAAAAGAGAGTTTTTTTATAATTTCATCACTATTTGGTTTTTTATAAAAATATTCTACAAATTTATTATCATCATTTGCAGTATCAATTAACTCTTTTCTAAATTGAAACCCTTTTATATCAGGTTTAGTAATATCTGTTATAGTGTCATTTAGTTTTTGATTAGTCCCATGAAATGCAAACACATAATCATCTCCTTTTTTTTCATATGCAAAAAAGTAACCACTTCCGTTTAAATATCTTGATTGAGATATCACACTTATAACTTTTCTTTTTGCCTCATCAATAGTTTTTGAATTTCCAATTATTGCTTCAATAATTGTATATACAGTTAGAACTTCATTTTTTAAAAGTTCTTTCTTTTCATAGAGTATACTTTTTTCAAATTCTACTATTATTTTTTCACTATTATCATAAGTTAAATTTATACTTACAATAGTTGTAATAATTACTATTAATAGAACTGGTAAAATTACCAGTGCTAATAATTTTCCCCTAATACTTTTAAACACCCATAAACTCCTAAGTTTTATTCTAATATTTTTCTTAAATAATAATTATAATATTATTATTTATATTAAAATAAGATAAACTAATAATTAATATTAGTATTATTTGCTTATTAATATGAAATAGTATAGAATCTACACATTATAAAAAGCACTAAGGTAAAAAGCATGAAATACAAGATTTCAAATAGTATTTTAGAAGTTTCAATAAAAGATTTTGGTGCAGAACTTTGTAGTCTAAAAAAAAGAAATGATTCTATTGAGTATCTCTGGCAAGGTGATAAAAAATACTGGAATCGTCATGCGCCTATTTTATTTCCTATTGTTGGAAAACTAATAGATAATGAATATATTTATAACAATAAAACTTACAAAGTGGGACAACATGGTTTTGCTAGAGATAAATTATTTGAAGTTTTTGCAAAAGAAAATGATTACATTTCTTTTAAACTTACAAGTTCAAAAGAAACACTTGAAATCTATCCTTTTAATTTTGAATTATATTTAAGTTATAGATTAATAAATAACTCTCTTAAAATATCATATAAAGTAGTAAACAAATCTCAAAAAAAGATGTATTTTTCAATAGGTGCTCACCCTGCTTTTAATTGGCCTTTGGAAAAAGGAAATAAAGGTGATTATTACTTAGAGTTTGAAAATACAAAAGAGTTAGAAAGATTACCTTTAACTGTAGATGGTATATCTGAGAAAAAAGAGATAGTTAATTTAGAAGATAATAAATTACATTTAAATGAAGAGCTTTTTAAAGATGATGCCTTAGTTATACAAAACCTAAAAAACAAAACAATCACTTTTAAAAACTCTAAAGATGATAAAAGTATAAAGATGTCATTTGAGGGTTTTGCTTATCTTGGACTTTGGTCAAAACAAAGCGGTGCGCCATTTATCTGCATAGAGCCTTGGCATGGTATTGCTGATTTTATAGGACATAATAAAAAACTTGAAAACAAAAAAGGAATAATCACTTTATTAGAAAATGAGATATTTGAAAGTAGTTATACTATTTCGGTATAACTTATACTCCAATATCTTCATTCCAAAGTTCTGGATTATTTTTTATAAATGTTTCCATTAAATTGATACACTCTTGATTATCCATAACTTTTACATCTACTCTCCTTGATTTTACATACTCTTCAGGTCCTTGAAATGTTTTGTTTTCACCAATAACAACTTTTGATATTCCATAAAGTAAAACTGCTCCACTACACATATCACAAGGTGATAAAGTAGAATACAAAGTTGCTCTTTTATAATCACTTGCCTTTATGCGTCCTGCATTTTCTAAACAATCCATCTCAGCATGTAAAACTGCGCTTCCATTTTGGACTCTTCTATTATGTCCACGACCTACTATTTTATCATCAATAACAAGTACTGAGCCAATAGGTATTCCACCCTCATCCAAACCTTTTTTTGCTTCTTCAATTGCAGCTTGTAAGAATTTGTCCATAGTATTGCCTTTTATATTCTAACTTTAGCAAGATAAATAGATGTTTTCCCCTCATGTGAAGAGTAATAACTTATCCACAAAATATCCTCTTCATATACCATTCCTGCATAACTTGTATCACCACCTGAAGGTAAAGTTAAAGATTCTCTTAATTCTCCATTTTCATAGTCAATCCAACATAAAGATGTTCTAGCACTTTGATTTCCATAAAGACGAACTGTAGCTAAAAACTTATCTTGCTTTTCCATATAAATCATCTTAGGTCCACCAATAGGAACATTTAAATCACTCCAAGACCATTCCTCATAAGGAAACTTAGAAAATCCAAGTACTGATGTATAACTTTGAGAATCTCGTCGTAAAAGTACATATAAATCGCCATTTTCTAGAAAGACTAGAGAGCTTTCACTCCAAGAAGAGTTTTTAGTAGGGAAAAGTTTATCTTTTACTATTTTCCATTTTTTACCATCTTTTGTACTATATAAACAGCCTAGTTTATCTTTCCCTGTATATCCTATACTATATGCTGTCTTTTTATGCCAAGTTGTACTCCATCGCCAAGTTCCAAGACCTGTAGGGCAAGCAAAAACTTCACTCCACTTTGTGCCATCATTTGATAACCAAGTTATTGAACGAGTATTTAAACCATCAATTGATTCAACTAATCGCACCCCAGCATTTAACATAAGTTCATTTTTAGGTGTAATTGAAAATTTACCATCGCGAACGTCACCACCATCAAATCCTAAAAGTGCAACAGAAGACCATCTTTTACCATCTTTAGATCTTATGACTCTAAGTTTACCATCCATAGACATGTGTTCATTGGCTTCTCTAAAAGTACAATAAAGATAATCACCAAAACGTATCAAATCAGTAAATGCATTGTGAGGTGATTTATTCCATATTTTTTTAACTTTTAGAAATTCCATTTATGATTCCTTGTTTATCTATGTGTGTAATTTTATATATTATATAGAAAAGAAGAAAAAAAGTAGATGAGTTGAGGAAGGTAAAGTTACCTTCCTTGTTTTAAATTTTGAATATTATTTACAAATAGTTTATTTCATATTTTGTTTTATATATTCTTTTTCTTTAAGTTCTTTTACAATCTTTTGAGCAATTTCACGACCCCATTGTTGACCTGCTATCATTGATTCTTGCATTATTTGAGGTGTTTGTTTTATTAGTTTTTGTCCAGCTTCTGTTTTATAAAATTCATTTATAGCTTGGATATCTTCTTCATTTAAATATTTTTGATAAATAGGAATAGTTAACTCTACCATTTTATCCATATCAATTTCTTTTGTCATTTTATCCCAAAACTCTTCAGGTGCATCTGGTGCAAGTCTTTTTAGGTTTGGCAATAGTTGATTCATAAACATTTTTCCTATATTTTTAGAACCTGATAACTCTATTAACTCTCTAACACTCTCTTCTTTTGCAGGGCTTGCAAATAGTGTAGTTCCACATAAGAACATAAGAACGATCATACTTATAATTTTTTTCATTTTTTCTCCTAATTTCTTTAAAATATTGTTATGAATTGTATTGGAAATAAACTTTGAGATAATTTATAACAAGTAAAAATAATTTTTATTCTCTTGAAGAGGTAAATCTTTCCTCTTTCTTACTTTTTTTCAATAAAATAATATTGACAATTATTTTTTTTAATGATACAATTCTTTTAATTAGATTAAAGGATTAATAATGATTATAGAAAATTCACAGGTTTCACTCTATTCTAAAAATGATTTTGCCCTTAAACAAGTACAAAATAGATCTCTTGAAAATTCAATAAGTAGTAGTTATCAAAACAAAACCACCTATGAACATTCTGCAATAGTCTCTACGAATAATTCTACTGGAGATAATGATTCAGAGAAAAGTAGTGTTCAATCCAGCTTAAAAATAGAAACCTCTGATTCTATTATGATTCAAAATAATCGTGCGATATATAAGTATGAAGATCATCTCAGTTTAGAAGACCGCATCAAAAAAATTATGATTGAAATGCTGATACTGCGACTTGACCCAAAAATAGAAGCACTCCACTATCCCAATCAAACATCTACATCAGAACAATCTATTTCTGATTTTTCAAATCCTTATAACCCCCAACAAAAAACAAAAACAGTAATGACACTCGTTCAAACCCAAGAAGAGTACCATCAAAAACAGACCATTGATTTTTCTTCATCAGTTGCAATAAAAACACCGAACAATACCTTTAATTTTAATATCGATATCTCTTTTTCAAAAGAATTACACGAATCACGAAATACCAAATTACTCACAGACCAAAAGCTAGCCATTGATCCTTTGGTGATTAACTATGATGAAGATGTAAATGCTTTTGATAACATAAGCAATCTGCATTTTATGTTCGATTTGGACAATGATGGAAGCACCGAAATGATCCCTCAACTTATGAAAGGAGCAGGATATCTGGCTTTGGATAACAATGAAAATGGAAAAATTGACAATGGCAGTGAACTGTTTGGACCAAATACCAACGATGGATTTGCAGAATTAAGACAATATGACAGCGATGGAAATAACTGGATAGATGAAAATGATGCCGTTTTTGACAAACTAAAAATATGGAGTATTGATGAGAGAGGACAACACTCTTTAGTCTCACTGCTTGATAAAAATGTAGGTGCCATTTATCTGGGAGATGTTCAAAGTGGATTTAAGTATCAAACTGCCATCAATGAAACCACTGCCGTGCAAAAAAGCAATGGAATCTTTGTGAAAAATGATGGTTCAGGGGCAGGAGTTGTAAACTCAATTGATATCATGGCCTAAAGCTAAGTTTGCCTTTTGATAGTTAATCAGAAGAAAAATATTTTGGGAAATAAATATATTGAAGAATTAGACTTAAATGAGTTAAAAAAATGATGACTCTTTTTTGTCATAAAAAATTTATTAATGACTTCAAAAAAGCAAACTTATCAAAAACAATGGTAAAAAATATTTTGTATCATAAATTGGATTGGAAATATACTTTATGATAATTTATAATTGATAAAAATAATTTTTATTCTCTTGAAGAACAAGTTCTTCGCTTTCTCACTTTTTAATTGTAAAAAGTAAGACAAAAAGCAACCAGACGAGTTGATGAAGGCAAAGCTACCCTACAGTTATATATTTATTTCCTGCCCTGCAAAACTCGCTAAAGAGTGCATTTAGCACTCTTCTTAACGCTCAAACAGTTTCGGGCGTTACCGAAAATAAACATCTAATTTCCGGCTTCATCAAAGTCTGGAAAGAAGAAAAGTTCAAACTATAAGTTGTAAATTTACTAAATAGAAATTATAAGCCTAAACAAATCAAAAATGTAAATGTCCTTATCCCCTCTTTTCCAACCCCTATAGAAGCTGAGCGTTTGTTTTATTTTTCGAAAAAGGCTTACAACTGTTTGAGCATAACAAATATCTTGTGGTATATGATATATACAAGTTTCTACTCTCTTGAAGAGGTAAACCTCTTCGCTTCTCTTACTTTTACCTTTCAGGATTTACTCACTTCGTTCCAGCATGTATTGACGAAAAGTAAGCAAAAGCAACTACGGCTCGGAG
Protein-coding sequences here:
- a CDS encoding ribonuclease HI; amino-acid sequence: MSPLKLFCDGSVNPQSKIGFGAYFIYDENLSIQNIRLKKFENTSSTKLELEVFLWALEDEKTISNDIIIYTDCQNILGLENRREKLEGNFYKSSTGKEIKNKELYKKFFEICDKTHCKFVKVKGHKSSSQKDDIDRLFNLVDKASRKALREFLS
- a CDS encoding YqiA/YcfP family alpha/beta fold hydrolase, producing MIIYIHGFASSGLGDKAALFKEYFDEELISPSLSYVPSLAIDTLEQLIESYLSLEQEVYLVGSSLGGYYAIYLANKYNLKAVLINPAVHAYDTLDKIGTATNYYDYSSFEVIKEHLTYLKSIEVAEINEQSNFMVLLQEDDEVLDFNDAVEKLPKSELIIEQGGSHSFDEVERYFRKITLFFR
- a CDS encoding aldose 1-epimerase family protein; protein product: MKYKISNSILEVSIKDFGAELCSLKKRNDSIEYLWQGDKKYWNRHAPILFPIVGKLIDNEYIYNNKTYKVGQHGFARDKLFEVFAKENDYISFKLTSSKETLEIYPFNFELYLSYRLINNSLKISYKVVNKSQKKMYFSIGAHPAFNWPLEKGNKGDYYLEFENTKELERLPLTVDGISEKKEIVNLEDNKLHLNEELFKDDALVIQNLKNKTITFKNSKDDKSIKMSFEGFAYLGLWSKQSGAPFICIEPWHGIADFIGHNKKLENKKGIITLLENEIFESSYTISV
- a CDS encoding nucleoside deaminase; this encodes MDKFLQAAIEEAKKGLDEGGIPIGSVLVIDDKIVGRGHNRRVQNGSAVLHAEMDCLENAGRIKASDYKRATLYSTLSPCDMCSGAVLLYGISKVVIGENKTFQGPEEYVKSRRVDVKVMDNQECINLMETFIKNNPELWNEDIGV
- a CDS encoding sialidase family protein, which encodes MEFLKVKKIWNKSPHNAFTDLIRFGDYLYCTFREANEHMSMDGKLRVIRSKDGKRWSSVALLGFDGGDVRDGKFSITPKNELMLNAGVRLVESIDGLNTRSITWLSNDGTKWSEVFACPTGLGTWRWSTTWHKKTAYSIGYTGKDKLGCLYSTKDGKKWKIVKDKLFPTKNSSWSESSLVFLENGDLYVLLRRDSQSYTSVLGFSKFPYEEWSWSDLNVPIGGPKMIYMEKQDKFLATVRLYGNQSARTSLCWIDYENGELRESLTLPSGGDTSYAGMVYEEDILWISYYSSHEGKTSIYLAKVRI
- a CDS encoding DUF2059 domain-containing protein, with the protein product MKKIISMIVLMFLCGTTLFASPAKEESVRELIELSGSKNIGKMFMNQLLPNLKRLAPDAPEEFWDKMTKEIDMDKMVELTIPIYQKYLNEEDIQAINEFYKTEAGQKLIKQTPQIMQESMIAGQQWGREIAQKIVKELKEKEYIKQNMK